A genomic region of Anaerolineales bacterium contains the following coding sequences:
- a CDS encoding sugar ABC transporter ATP-binding protein produces the protein MAEASKEIVSMKGIYKSFVGVQALDDVDFSLHRGEIHAIVGENGAGKTTLIKVLTGVEQPDAGTVMIDQQAMTIRSPQHAQELGISTVYQETNLCPHLSVAENIMIGLEPMKWGSLIIDRKAMNESARQILEGLGVDLDVTQTLGACSVAVQQMAAIARALNISSVKVLVLDEPTSSLDIHETDQLFTVMRRLKSEGVAIIFITHFLNQVYEVADRITVLRNGKLVGTYDVKKLSRLDLITKMIGRVITEYDDMVELKKESRQFIKKEVWLEADQLGRADAVEPFDLKMHAGEVLGVAGLLGSGRTEFAQLLFGIDKPTSGSLRIMGKEVTDHTPLGSINHGVALCPEDRKAAGILGELTVRENIILAMQASHGWFKYLSSQEQYEIADKYIKLLNIATPSADQPVKNLSGGNQQKVILARWLAINPRLLILDEPTRGIDVGTKAEIQKLVLSLAEEGKSCIFISSEMEEVLRTSHRVAIMRERKVVAEFSDDASEDKIMHAIAGGAS, from the coding sequence ATGGCTGAAGCAAGCAAAGAAATCGTAAGCATGAAAGGCATCTACAAATCCTTTGTCGGTGTGCAGGCGTTGGATGATGTCGATTTCTCGCTTCATCGCGGTGAGATCCACGCTATAGTGGGTGAAAACGGGGCGGGCAAAACAACCTTGATCAAGGTATTGACCGGTGTGGAACAGCCGGATGCAGGCACGGTGATGATCGATCAGCAGGCGATGACGATCCGCTCGCCGCAGCATGCACAGGAACTTGGCATCAGCACGGTCTACCAGGAAACCAACCTCTGCCCCCACCTGAGCGTTGCAGAAAACATCATGATCGGTCTGGAACCGATGAAGTGGGGGAGCTTGATCATCGATCGGAAGGCCATGAACGAAAGCGCAAGGCAGATCCTGGAGGGGCTTGGAGTCGACCTGGATGTAACCCAGACGCTGGGAGCCTGCTCGGTGGCGGTCCAGCAAATGGCGGCAATTGCACGTGCGCTCAATATTTCATCTGTTAAAGTGCTCGTGCTCGACGAACCGACATCGAGCCTGGACATTCATGAGACGGACCAACTTTTCACCGTCATGCGCAGATTGAAGAGTGAAGGGGTTGCTATTATTTTCATTACCCACTTCCTCAACCAGGTATACGAAGTCGCCGATCGGATTACGGTCCTGCGCAACGGAAAACTGGTGGGTACCTACGACGTTAAAAAGCTGTCGCGCTTGGATTTGATCACGAAAATGATAGGGCGGGTTATTACTGAATATGACGACATGGTGGAACTCAAAAAAGAGAGCCGCCAGTTCATTAAAAAGGAAGTCTGGCTTGAAGCGGACCAACTCGGACGGGCCGATGCGGTGGAACCGTTCGATCTGAAAATGCACGCAGGGGAAGTGCTGGGCGTGGCAGGATTGCTGGGCTCGGGACGCACCGAGTTTGCCCAACTCCTGTTCGGGATCGACAAGCCCACCAGCGGCTCCCTGCGTATCATGGGCAAAGAGGTCACGGATCACACACCCCTCGGTTCCATCAATCATGGCGTGGCGCTCTGTCCTGAAGACAGAAAAGCCGCCGGGATTCTCGGCGAGTTGACGGTGCGGGAGAACATCATCCTGGCTATGCAAGCCAGCCATGGCTGGTTCAAGTATTTGAGCTCGCAGGAACAATATGAAATCGCAGATAAGTACATCAAACTGTTGAACATCGCCACTCCCTCCGCCGATCAACCGGTCAAGAATTTGAGCGGCGGCAATCAACAGAAAGTAATTCTGGCACGCTGGTTGGCGATCAACCCGCGCCTGCTCATCCTGGATGAGCCTACCAGGGGCATAGACGTGGGTACGAAGGCCGAGATCCAGAAGTTGGTGCTGTCCTTGGCGGAAGAAGGTAAATCCTGCATATTTATTTCCTCCGAGATGGAAGAAGTGCTGCGTACCAGCCACCGCGTGGCGATCATGCGGGAGCGGAAAGTGGTGGCAGAATTTTCTGACGATGCGTCCGAAGACAAGATCATGCATGCGATCGCCGGTGGAGCATCCTGA
- the hutU gene encoding urocanate hydratase: protein MTHNVSAPRGTKLHCKNWQIEAAYRMLQNNLDPQVAFDPERLIVYGGRGKAARSWEAFDAILAELRRLEPDETLLIQSGKPVGVFRTHVDAPRVLLANSNIVPRWATQENFDKWEREGLIMYGQMTAGSWIYIGTQGILQGTYETLGALARQQGWGSLEGKLVVTAGLGEMGGAQPLAITMNGGVGLIVEVDRWRAERRLEMRQVDVLCDDVEDAVTQVEEALRRGEPKSIALIGNASEIHPLLLEHDLVPDVATDQTSAHDVLYGYIPAGLTLEQAAELRQRDPEAYKQRAMESMAQHVRTLLAWKARGSVVFDYGNNLRQRAYDAGVKDAFDYPGFVPAYIRPLFCVGKGPFRWVALSGEPEDIFATDRAVKELFPEDEHLHRWLRMAREKVEFQGLPARICWLGYGERARAGLRFNEMVASGELQAPIVIGRDHLDSGSVASPNRETEGMRDGSDAIADWPLLNALLNTSCGATWVSIHHGGGVGIGYSIHAGQVIVADGTPEAARRLERVLNADPGSGIARHADAGYPEAIAFAREHGIRIPMNPNYITDDSSE from the coding sequence ATGACGCACAATGTATCCGCCCCGCGCGGTACGAAGCTTCACTGCAAAAACTGGCAGATCGAAGCCGCCTACCGCATGCTGCAGAACAACCTCGATCCGCAGGTGGCCTTCGACCCGGAGCGCCTGATCGTCTACGGCGGGCGCGGCAAGGCGGCGCGCAGCTGGGAGGCCTTCGACGCCATCCTCGCCGAACTGCGCCGGCTCGAACCCGACGAGACTCTGCTGATCCAATCCGGGAAACCCGTGGGCGTCTTCCGCACCCACGTCGACGCCCCGCGCGTGCTGCTGGCCAATTCCAACATCGTGCCCCGGTGGGCTACCCAGGAAAATTTCGATAAATGGGAGCGCGAAGGGCTGATCATGTACGGCCAGATGACTGCAGGCAGTTGGATTTACATCGGCACGCAGGGGATCCTCCAGGGCACGTACGAGACTCTGGGGGCACTGGCGCGTCAGCAGGGCTGGGGCAGCCTGGAAGGTAAATTAGTCGTCACGGCCGGGCTGGGTGAGATGGGCGGCGCGCAGCCGCTGGCCATCACCATGAACGGCGGTGTCGGTTTGATCGTGGAGGTGGACCGCTGGCGGGCAGAGCGCCGACTGGAGATGCGCCAGGTGGATGTGCTCTGCGACGACGTCGAGGACGCCGTGACGCAGGTCGAAGAGGCGCTGCGCCGGGGTGAACCGAAATCCATCGCGCTCATCGGCAATGCGTCCGAGATTCATCCCCTGCTGCTGGAGCACGATCTCGTCCCGGACGTGGCCACGGACCAGACTTCGGCGCACGACGTGCTCTATGGCTACATTCCCGCAGGCCTGACTCTCGAGCAGGCTGCCGAGCTGCGCCAGCGTGATCCCGAGGCGTACAAGCAGCGTGCCATGGAATCCATGGCGCAGCACGTACGCACGCTGCTGGCGTGGAAAGCCAGGGGCAGCGTGGTGTTCGATTACGGGAACAATCTGCGCCAGCGCGCATACGACGCCGGCGTGAAGGACGCCTTCGACTACCCGGGCTTCGTGCCGGCCTACATTCGCCCGCTTTTCTGCGTCGGGAAAGGACCTTTCCGCTGGGTGGCACTCTCGGGCGAGCCGGAGGACATCTTCGCCACCGATCGGGCAGTGAAAGAACTCTTCCCGGAGGACGAACACCTGCATCGCTGGCTGCGCATGGCGCGGGAGAAGGTCGAATTCCAGGGTCTTCCGGCGCGCATCTGCTGGCTGGGCTACGGCGAGCGCGCTCGCGCCGGTCTGCGTTTCAACGAAATGGTCGCCAGCGGGGAGCTGCAGGCGCCCATCGTCATCGGGCGCGATCACCTCGACAGCGGATCGGTGGCAAGTCCCAATCGCGAGACGGAAGGCATGCGCGACGGTTCGGACGCCATCGCCGACTGGCCGCTGCTCAATGCGCTGCTCAATACTTCCTGCGGCGCCACCTGGGTGAGCATCCACCACGGCGGCGGTGTGGGCATCGGCTACAGCATTCACGCCGGCCAGGTGATCGTGGCGGACGGCACGCCGGAAGCGGCGCGCCGGCTGGAGCGCGTGCTCAACGCCGACCCCGGCTCGGGTATCGCACGCCACGCCGACGCAGGTTACCCCGAAGCGATCGCCTTCGCCCGGGAGCACGGCATTCGCATCCCCATGAATCCGAATTACATAACGGACGATTCTTCCGAGTAG
- a CDS encoding cyclodeaminase/cyclohydrolase family protein: MSSSLLSTSISDFTDEVSRKTPVPGGGSVAALAGALGAALALMVSDLTLDGAGSEAQDERLAVVATRARQLKDALLAAVDEDAQAFAAYIAARRLPKSTPEEKSLRAERIQEGLRQAALVPLRTAELSLEVMRLAHEALVHGKPSAMTDAAVGAQAAFAAVRGGVWNVRINLTDIKDPSFCRDMDSKCTELMADADRLLDEVSEVVDRRLR; encoded by the coding sequence ATGTCCTCATCCTTGCTTTCCACATCGATTTCCGATTTCACGGACGAGGTTTCCCGGAAAACACCCGTACCCGGCGGGGGGTCGGTGGCCGCGTTGGCGGGCGCCCTGGGTGCGGCGCTGGCTTTGATGGTCAGCGATTTGACTTTGGACGGGGCGGGCAGCGAAGCGCAGGATGAGCGGCTGGCTGTGGTGGCGACACGCGCGCGGCAGTTGAAGGACGCCTTGCTTGCGGCGGTCGATGAGGACGCGCAGGCGTTCGCCGCCTACATCGCGGCGCGGCGCTTGCCGAAGTCAACGCCCGAGGAAAAATCGCTGCGCGCAGAGCGCATCCAGGAAGGCCTTCGTCAGGCGGCGCTCGTTCCGCTGCGCACTGCAGAACTGAGCCTGGAGGTGATGCGGCTCGCACACGAGGCGCTGGTGCACGGCAAACCGAGCGCGATGACCGATGCGGCGGTCGGTGCGCAGGCGGCCTTCGCCGCTGTGCGGGGCGGCGTGTGGAACGTGCGTATCAACCTGACGGACATAAAAGACCCATCTTTCTGCCGCGATATGGATTCGAAGTGTACGGAACTGATGGCCGACGCCGATCGGCTGCTGGACGAAGTGTCTGAGGTGGTCGACCGCCGGCTGCGCTGA
- a CDS encoding cytochrome c biogenesis protein CcdA yields MDFESIITSLSLGLLSSASPCILPLYPGFLAYLSGRQEGVANRFGRYSLGVFVLLGVLSMMLALGLLIAVLAISIGSALTIAIPLADLLIIALGIALLLNYNPFTALPQIRIPFLKNPYINAFVYGLLYGPITLPCSGPLVVGIFAYSLTAVEVLDRLTVFLWFGLGFGLPLLLLSFLSGALQNWLVRQFARRARLINTIGGVLLIGIGLYDLISNWDLIRTYLAIWFS; encoded by the coding sequence ATGGACTTTGAATCTATTATTACCTCCCTTTCACTTGGGTTGCTCTCCTCGGCCAGCCCTTGCATCCTGCCGCTCTATCCCGGCTTTCTGGCTTACTTGAGCGGCAGGCAGGAAGGTGTGGCCAATCGATTTGGTCGATACAGCCTGGGCGTCTTTGTCCTGCTTGGTGTGCTGAGCATGATGCTGGCGCTTGGGCTGCTCATCGCCGTGTTGGCCATATCGATTGGTTCTGCGCTGACGATCGCGATCCCTCTGGCCGACCTTCTGATCATCGCCCTGGGTATCGCCCTGTTGTTGAACTACAATCCGTTTACAGCGTTACCGCAAATCCGGATACCCTTCTTGAAGAATCCCTATATCAACGCTTTTGTATACGGGCTGCTCTATGGGCCCATCACGCTGCCATGTTCGGGGCCGTTGGTCGTCGGCATTTTTGCCTACTCGCTGACCGCAGTTGAAGTCCTGGACAGGCTGACCGTTTTCCTCTGGTTTGGTTTGGGCTTTGGATTGCCGCTGCTGCTGCTCTCTTTCTTGTCCGGAGCACTTCAGAACTGGCTCGTGCGTCAATTCGCACGGCGGGCAAGATTGATCAACACGATCGGCGGCGTTTTGTTGATCGGGATCGGACTCTATGACCTGATCAGTAATTGGGATTTGATCCGCACCTATCTTGCGATTTGGTTTTCATGA
- a CDS encoding TlpA disulfide reductase family protein — MMKKRKYVFFVVLALTLFVAACGSSSPTTTSASVNEGDQTPAWFEMPMTDVRSGEEFTISDLSGKVILVETMAMWCPTCLKQEGEVKQVQELLGARDDFVNIALDVDPKENAEALKSYVDEHGFDWIFSVASPEIARDLGNRYSAQLLNPPLVPMLIIDKNGDVYGLPYGLKSAEALHITLLSYLDQS; from the coding sequence ATGATGAAGAAACGAAAGTACGTATTTTTCGTGGTTCTGGCGCTTACACTTTTCGTTGCGGCATGTGGTTCAAGCAGCCCCACGACAACATCGGCATCTGTCAACGAGGGAGATCAGACTCCTGCCTGGTTCGAGATGCCGATGACGGATGTCCGCAGCGGGGAAGAATTCACGATTTCGGACCTATCTGGAAAGGTCATCCTGGTCGAAACGATGGCGATGTGGTGTCCGACCTGCCTGAAACAGGAAGGCGAAGTTAAACAAGTACAAGAATTGCTTGGCGCGCGTGATGATTTCGTCAACATCGCCCTGGACGTTGATCCGAAGGAGAACGCGGAAGCCCTGAAAAGCTATGTCGACGAACATGGATTCGATTGGATCTTCAGCGTCGCCTCCCCGGAAATCGCACGCGATCTCGGCAACCGCTATTCCGCGCAACTTCTCAACCCGCCGCTTGTGCCGATGTTGATCATAGATAAAAACGGTGATGTTTATGGTTTGCCCTATGGGCTGAAATCTGCGGAAGCCTTACACATAACGCTCCTGTCGTATCTTGATCAAAGTTGA